AATATCAATCCCCTGGATAGCCGAATGGGTTAAAGCAATAATAATAGGCAATGAGAGTAGAAATTGTCCAATAATCACGGCAGTCGGAGTATACAATAGGCCAAAATACCCTAATGGCCCTACCCGGGAAATCAGGGAATATACAAGAAGACCTATTACAACAGTAGGTATAGCCAGAGCATTATTTAATAAAACAACAATAAATTTCTTCCCCCAAAAATTTTTTGATCCAATTACAAACCCCAGTGGCACACCTATTAAGGAGGAAAAAAGAATTGCAATTGAGGATACTCTGAGGGAAAATAAAACAATCTGGAAAACCTCTTTATCTAAAGATAATATCAATGCAAAGGCTTTTTGTAATCCTTCAATAATAAAGCTCAAAATAATATCTCCTGATTCAATATTTAGATAATTAAGGATGTTTTAGGGAGAAAACAATTCCTTCCTAAAACATCCAGTATTGTAAAATAATAAGTTTTGTAAAAACTTGCCGCTTACTTAGATGGCATTGGGGAAAAATAGTACTTCACCATGTGCCTTAAATTCCCCAATTATTTTCTGTCCCTCCGGAGAGGTCATCCAGGCAATCAACTGCATAGCCTCCATGTAATTTACATGAGGGTGAACAGCCGGGTTTACGGCAATCACACCATATGGATTAAATAGTCTTGAATCTCCTTCTGATAAAATAACCAGATCCAGTTTGTCTTTGGTAGCCAGGAATGTGCCTCTGTCAGCCAGAACATATCCCATATTTTCATTGGCAACTAACAAGGCTGCTTCCATGCCCTGACCAATTTCCAGATACCAGTCGCCCTCCGGCTTAATGCCTGCACTTTGCCATAATTCCAGCTCTTTTATATGGGTACCCGAATTATCTCCACGGGAAACAAAATAGGCTTCAGAACTGGAAATCTTATTAAGAGCTGCGGCTGCATCTTTCTCACCGCTGATACCAGCCGGATCATCAACAGGTCCGACAATAATAAAGTCATTATACATTACATCTCTGCGGTTAATCCCATAACCTTCTTCAACCATGGCATCCTCAGCAGCCCGGGCATGAACCAATACAACATCCACATCTCCATTCTCACCAAGTTGAATAGCAGCACCGGTACCAACAGAAATTACATCAACTTTGATATCGTATTTTTCCTCAAAGGGCGGCAATAAAACATCCAGCAAGCCCGAATTATCCGTACTGGTTGTAGTTGCCAGTTTGATATTTTCAGCAGCTGATACTAAACTGACAAAAAACATTGAGATGATCAATAGAATAAATATACCAATAGTTATCTTTTTTTTCATTTTGCAACAATTTCCTTTCTAATTTAATTTCAAATTCAAATATTACAAACAATAAAAAACCAACACCCCGTTTGGTGTTGGCACAAAATTATTCTGATACTGTGATATCAAGCCTCCTTTCCAAACACGGGAGGAATAAAAGTTTCCCCTTATTCCCTATCGTCTATTTACCATAATTTAAAATCTTAGGTAAAATAGCTCGGAGAACAATATTTGTTTTATAAATTTTAGATTATTATATTATACATTTCGTATTTAATCAAACATTGCTGTATAAGTTTTATGTAACAAATCCGGAAAATTAACCTTATTATTTAGAATTAAAAAAAGCTTTTATATGGGAAAATATATTAAAAGTCAAAAAAAATAAATTGACAGGATAATGTAATTTTTATAAAATTAATTAACTAATAATAATCTTTTTCGTACTTCATATATCAATTATTTTTTTATTTTTTTGAAAGAGAAGTAAATTATGAAATCCTTAATCCATCATAACAAGTATAATAACCTGATGACAAATGGATTTCCTGATTTTGTTTTCTTTGTGCCTGGCTGACGTTATTTTATGAAAAAATAGCGGTCGGCTATATCATCACTATACAATCTAATGCTAAAATTAAACACCATTTACTATCTTCAATCATATCAAAGATTTTAATTTTATCATCTCAATAAGCTCTCTCTTATAGCTGATAATGCTAATCAATAAATTTCCCTATTTAATTGCTCATATTTAACTAATTATTTTTATTTTGATAATTTTATAAAAATTCATAAAAGTATAAATAGAAAGGAAAAAGTGTTGATGTTAAAAAAATTTTTTTCTTCCCGAAAATCCATTATCTTTACCGGTGCCTTTATCGGTATAGCAGCAACCATTTTACAAAAACTGGGCAATCCTGCCAATATGGGCATCTGTGTAGCTTGTTTTGAGCGGGATATTGCCGGTGCCTTAGGTTTCCACAGGGCAGCAGTAGTTCAATATATCAGGCCTGAGATTATAGGATTTGTCCTTGGTTCTCTGGCTGCTGCTTTAATCTTTAAAGAATTTAAACCACGCGCAGGTTCTGCACCTTTAATTCGTTTTTTGTTAGGATTTTTAGCCATGATTGGCTCTTTAGTCTTTTTGGGTTGTCCCTGGAGAGCATTGCTTCGCCTTTCCGGTGGTGATGGTAATGCATTATTCGGAATAGCAGGATTAGTCACCGGAATTTCAATAGGTATTTTCTTTATCAAATCAGGCTACGATTTGGGGCGTAACCGGAAAACCAGTTCACTGTTTGGCTGGATAATGCCCTTTATTATGGCCGGACTTTTTCTGTTACTTATTTTTCAAACCAAATTACCCACCGGTGCAGTCTTTTTCAGCAGCGAAGGACCCGGTTCTCAATTTGCTCCGGTCCTGATTTCATTTGCCATAGCTATTGCCATTGGCTTTATTGCTCAAAGAACCAGATTTTGTACAGTTGCTGCAGCCAGGGATGTTATTCTTATCAAAGATAATTATCTATTTACCGGTGTTGCCAGTCTTGTAATAACAGCCTGGGTAAGTAATATGGTTTTAGGGCAGTTTAATCCGGGATTCCAGGGTCAGCCAATTGCCCATACCAGCCAAATCTGGAATTTTGGAGGAATGGTTCTGGCAGGTCTGGCCTTTACGCTGGCAGGAGGATGCCCCGGCAGACAGCTATTCCTCTCCGGTGAAGGAGATGCTGATGCTGCAATTTTTGTATTGGGCATGATTTTTGGAGCAGGATTTGCTCATAATTTTGCTACTGCCAGCTCCGGAGCAGGACCCGGTGCCTGGGGGCCAGCAGCAGTCATAACAGGTTTAATTATCTGTCTGATTATTGGATACAGTATGAGTGATTTAGTAAAAAAGAATTAGGAGGATTTCTCGAAATGAGTGAAAAATTTGATGTAAGAGGACTTTCCTGTCCACTACCGGTAGTAAAAGTTAAGAAAAAATTAGCAGAACTTCAAGAAGGTATTTTAGAAGTAATAGTTGATACCGGAACCGCCAAAGATAATGTTTCCCGCATGGCTAACAATGCCGGCTGGAAAGTAGAAGTAAAAGCACAGGAAGATGAATATCTGTTAATTATAACTAAATAAAATTGAAAAAGAGAGGAAAATAATGATTTATTTTGATAATGCTGCTACCTCTTTTCCTAAACCGAAAGAGGTATCTGCAGCAATAATTAATTATATGAATAATATTGGGGCTAGCCCGGGACGTTCCGGTCATCGATTATCCATTGAAGCCGGTAGAATCCTCTACCAGTGTCGTGAAAATATAGCTGAATTATTTCATGTGGAGGATCCTTTAAGAATTGTTTTTACCTCCAATGCTACTGAGGCAATTAATCTGGCAGTAAAAGGATTTTTGCATTCAGGAGACCAGGTGATTACCAGTAGTATTGAACATAATTCGGTAATGCGGCCACTTCGTGAGTTAGAAAAAAATGGTGTTCAAATAAAAGCTATCCCCTGCTCTGCAGATGGTTCTCTTAACCCGGAAGATATAGAAAAGGCAATAAATAAAAATACTACACTTATTGTGTTAAACCATGCTTCTAATGTAACAGGGACATTATTACCTATTGGAGAGGTAGGTCGAATTGCCCGAAAAAATAATATTTTGTTTCTGGTGGATGCAGCACAAACTGCCGGTGCCTACCCGATAGACATGGAAAAAGACAATATTGATCTGCTGGCATTTACCGGGCATAAATCTCTCTTTGGTCCCACCGGAACCGGAGGGTTAGTCATAGGGAAAGACGTAGATATTCACAAGATTACTCCTCTCAAGACTGGGGGAACAGGCAGTCGCTCAGAATCAGAGAACCACCCTGATTTCCTGCCGGATTTATATGAAAGCGGAACTCCTAATATTGCCGGAATAGCAGGATTACATGCCGGAGTTTCTTATATACTAAAAAAAGGAGTGAAAGATATACATCAATATGAACTTCATCTGTGTAAAAAACTAATTTTCGGCTTGAAGCAAATCCCGGGTGTAACAGTATATGGCAAAGATGATTCAGGAGAAAGATCTTCTGTAGTTTCTTTTACTATTATAGGGCAATCACCCTCTGATATCGGTTTTAAACTGGATGAGAAATATGATATTATGTGTCGGGTAGGATTGCATTGTGCCCCTTCTGCCCATAAAACTATTGGCACTTTTCCGGTAGGAACTGTTCGTTTCAGTATTGGTTTATTCAATACTGTTGATGATGTAAAGCAAGCAATCTATGCGGTACGCAAAATAGCATCAGAGAAATAACCAGGAAAGGATTTTAGCAAATGGATGAAATTAAGAAAAAAAATGTGGTCATTTTCTATTCCACCAGTGCTGCAATCAGGACAGAAAGCCTGTCTAAAAAACAGCAGATTGAGGTTAAATTGATTCCGGTTCCCCGCCATCTCAGTTCTGATTGTGGAATATGTCTAAGCTTTTATACTGATGATTTGGAAAAAATAAAAGATGTATTGAGTAAAAATAATATAGAATTTGATGCTATCTATGATTTATAAATAATAAATACTTAATTTATAATTTAGCTTTATTATTAAAGTGTTATTAATAATTTTTTTATTTTTGCATTTTTATAAGTTTATAAGACTAAACAGAAATTAGAAATAATTAATTTTGCTTTACTTTTTCATAACACTGACAATTCTAGCTAATATTTTCTTTTTCGTTTTCATTATCAGAAATTATTATTATTGGAAAAACATTAGGGCTCAATTTCTCTGTTTTCTTCTATTTTTTTCTAAAATTGATTTTCCTGAATCATCAATAATACCCTGGATGTATCATAACTTATGAAAATTACCCTTACAATAATGCTTTAAATTATTCTTATTGATAATTAATATTATATCTAATCCAGGTATTCTCGTAATTTTCTGCTCCGGTTGGGATGCCTCAACCTTCGAATTGCCTTTTCCTGGATCTGTCTGATTCTTTCACGGGTTACCCCAAACCTCCGGCCAACTTCTTCCAGAGTATGGGGATATCCTCCGGCTATACCAAACCTCAATTCCAGAATGTCCTTTTCTCTTTGGGTTAAGGTATTTAATGCACTATTCATCTGCTCTTTCAATAAAGTATTGGATGCAAGTTTTGGAGGTGCAGGCGAGTCTTCATCTTCAATAAAATCTCCCAGAAGACGGTCATCTTCCTTGCCAATTGGAGTTTCCAGGGAAATAGGTTGCTGGGCTTTTTTGAGAATTTCCTTAATTTTATCCAATGGCAATTCCATCTTTTCTGCAATCTCTTCTATTGTTGGTTCCCGGCCTAGTTCCTGCAGAAGATTTCGGGATGAGCGTTTTAATCTATTGATAGTATCTACCATATGTACCGGAACACGAATCGTTCTTCCCTGATCGGCAATTGAACGGGTCATAGCCTGTCTGATCCACCAGGTGGCATATGTACTGAACCTATTTCCCAGCTGATAATCAAACTTTTCAACTGCATGCATTAACCCTATATTCCCTTCCTGAATCAAATCCAGAAAAAGCATACCCTTACCTACATACCGTTTGGCAATACTAACCACCAGTCTTAAATTTGACTGAATGAGAATTCTTTTGGCTTCCTCATCTCCGTTTTCTATTCTCTTGGATAGCTCAACCTCTTTATCTGCAGTCAGTAACTTTGTTTGCCCAATTTCTCTGAGGTACATTTTAATCGGATCATCCAATTGAATGCCTCTATTGGTGAATAACTTAACCGGCGACTTTTTTTTAGCAATTACTGCTGTAATTGATTTTTCCCATTGTCTTTTACTTAAGATTTTATCTACTTCTATTTCTTCTTTTATTTCTTCCCCAAACACATTAACTCCTGAAACAAGAAAGTCAACAGGGGGATCTTCTATTTTATTAATATTCATTAATTCATCCTCCAGAAATTTTATATCTCCTGAAATGTACTAAATACTTCTATTTTTCTTTTTC
The Atribacterota bacterium DNA segment above includes these coding regions:
- a CDS encoding ABC transporter permease, which translates into the protein MSFIIEGLQKAFALILSLDKEVFQIVLFSLRVSSIAILFSSLIGVPLGFVIGSKNFWGKKFIVVLLNNALAIPTVVIGLLVYSLISRVGPLGYFGLLYTPTAVIIGQFLLSLPIIIALTHSAIQGIDIKVRHTALTLGATEMQAAWAIIKEARFAVMSAVIAGFGRNIAEVGAAMMLGGNIKGSTRTMTTAITLETSKGEFGFGIALGILLLLISLIINIILSYFQSKKI
- a CDS encoding extracellular solute-binding protein is translated as MKKKITIGIFILLIISMFFVSLVSAAENIKLATTTSTDNSGLLDVLLPPFEEKYDIKVDVISVGTGAAIQLGENGDVDVVLVHARAAEDAMVEEGYGINRRDVMYNDFIIVGPVDDPAGISGEKDAAAALNKISSSEAYFVSRGDNSGTHIKELELWQSAGIKPEGDWYLEIGQGMEAALLVANENMGYVLADRGTFLATKDKLDLVILSEGDSRLFNPYGVIAVNPAVHPHVNYMEAMQLIAWMTSPEGQKIIGEFKAHGEVLFFPNAI
- the yedE gene encoding YedE family putative selenium transporter, whose translation is MLKKFFSSRKSIIFTGAFIGIAATILQKLGNPANMGICVACFERDIAGALGFHRAAVVQYIRPEIIGFVLGSLAAALIFKEFKPRAGSAPLIRFLLGFLAMIGSLVFLGCPWRALLRLSGGDGNALFGIAGLVTGISIGIFFIKSGYDLGRNRKTSSLFGWIMPFIMAGLFLLLIFQTKLPTGAVFFSSEGPGSQFAPVLISFAIAIAIGFIAQRTRFCTVAAARDVILIKDNYLFTGVASLVITAWVSNMVLGQFNPGFQGQPIAHTSQIWNFGGMVLAGLAFTLAGGCPGRQLFLSGEGDADAAIFVLGMIFGAGFAHNFATASSGAGPGAWGPAAVITGLIICLIIGYSMSDLVKKN
- a CDS encoding sulfurtransferase TusA family protein, with product MSEKFDVRGLSCPLPVVKVKKKLAELQEGILEVIVDTGTAKDNVSRMANNAGWKVEVKAQEDEYLLIITK
- a CDS encoding aminotransferase class V-fold PLP-dependent enzyme; protein product: MIYFDNAATSFPKPKEVSAAIINYMNNIGASPGRSGHRLSIEAGRILYQCRENIAELFHVEDPLRIVFTSNATEAINLAVKGFLHSGDQVITSSIEHNSVMRPLRELEKNGVQIKAIPCSADGSLNPEDIEKAINKNTTLIVLNHASNVTGTLLPIGEVGRIARKNNILFLVDAAQTAGAYPIDMEKDNIDLLAFTGHKSLFGPTGTGGLVIGKDVDIHKITPLKTGGTGSRSESENHPDFLPDLYESGTPNIAGIAGLHAGVSYILKKGVKDIHQYELHLCKKLIFGLKQIPGVTVYGKDDSGERSSVVSFTIIGQSPSDIGFKLDEKYDIMCRVGLHCAPSAHKTIGTFPVGTVRFSIGLFNTVDDVKQAIYAVRKIASEK
- a CDS encoding DUF3343 domain-containing protein; the encoded protein is MDEIKKKNVVIFYSTSAAIRTESLSKKQQIEVKLIPVPRHLSSDCGICLSFYTDDLEKIKDVLSKNNIEFDAIYDL
- the rpoD gene encoding RNA polymerase sigma factor RpoD; this translates as MNINKIEDPPVDFLVSGVNVFGEEIKEEIEVDKILSKRQWEKSITAVIAKKKSPVKLFTNRGIQLDDPIKMYLREIGQTKLLTADKEVELSKRIENGDEEAKRILIQSNLRLVVSIAKRYVGKGMLFLDLIQEGNIGLMHAVEKFDYQLGNRFSTYATWWIRQAMTRSIADQGRTIRVPVHMVDTINRLKRSSRNLLQELGREPTIEEIAEKMELPLDKIKEILKKAQQPISLETPIGKEDDRLLGDFIEDEDSPAPPKLASNTLLKEQMNSALNTLTQREKDILELRFGIAGGYPHTLEEVGRRFGVTRERIRQIQEKAIRRLRHPNRSRKLREYLD